One Paenibacillus sp. FSL W8-0186 genomic window carries:
- a CDS encoding chemotaxis response regulator protein-glutamate methylesterase: MPYRIMVVDDSAFMRKIVSDLIEQDPDFKVIGTARNGREAIEQIGLLSPDLVTMDVEMPELNGLDALKIIMERQPLPVIMLSGINEQGMRETIMALELGAFDFIRKPSASTSSHDISQVKLELHEQIRTAMLMKERKAARESGLHTQAELNSLRPASAAKTTHSADTEAGRALSKPKPERMTVIRGMEHLASATAKEQIPKSGAAKLERDVLNGARSDQDRSRKTSAETANKRGKANGTDPEIISRRSPAAQDQGTKKLVAQKDKAPMQVKGPQEEAVAKSSAQKDTKTGFTDIVAIGTSTGGPKALKAVLEKIPRNFPAPIVIVQHMPPNFTKSLAQRLDSLSQLRVVEAEEGMKLLPGTAYIAPGGFHMNVVYGSDGYKITLNSQQQRNGHRPSVEVLYESLLPLSSLKRHIVLLTGMGSDGARAMKRLYEAGVTSTIAESEETCVVYGMPRSAIELHCVSHVLPLQEIGPKLVQVVK, translated from the coding sequence ATGCCTTACCGGATAATGGTGGTTGATGATTCGGCATTCATGAGAAAGATCGTGTCGGACTTAATTGAGCAGGATCCGGATTTTAAAGTGATCGGCACTGCTCGGAATGGCCGAGAGGCCATTGAGCAAATCGGCCTGCTCTCGCCGGATTTGGTCACAATGGATGTGGAAATGCCGGAGCTCAACGGTCTGGATGCTTTAAAGATCATTATGGAGCGCCAGCCGCTTCCCGTGATCATGCTTTCGGGTATTAACGAGCAGGGGATGCGCGAGACGATCATGGCCCTTGAGCTTGGCGCCTTCGATTTCATTCGAAAACCCTCTGCTTCAACGAGTTCCCATGATATCAGTCAGGTGAAGCTTGAGCTCCATGAACAGATCCGTACAGCCATGCTGATGAAGGAACGTAAAGCTGCACGGGAGTCGGGATTGCATACGCAAGCTGAGCTAAATTCTCTCCGGCCAGCATCAGCCGCTAAGACAACACATAGCGCAGATACCGAGGCTGGACGAGCGTTAAGCAAACCTAAACCTGAACGTATGACAGTCATCCGTGGGATGGAGCATCTCGCTTCGGCTACCGCCAAAGAGCAAATTCCCAAATCGGGTGCCGCTAAGCTGGAGCGGGATGTCTTGAACGGAGCGAGGAGCGATCAAGACCGATCCCGGAAGACCAGCGCCGAGACGGCAAACAAGCGAGGCAAGGCAAACGGAACTGATCCAGAAATTATATCAAGAAGAAGTCCTGCAGCTCAGGATCAAGGCACGAAAAAGCTTGTCGCTCAGAAGGACAAAGCACCAATGCAGGTGAAGGGGCCACAAGAAGAAGCTGTCGCTAAGTCCTCAGCCCAAAAGGATACCAAGACCGGGTTTACGGATATTGTAGCTATCGGCACTTCAACCGGCGGACCGAAGGCTTTAAAGGCTGTGCTGGAAAAAATACCCCGGAACTTTCCGGCGCCAATTGTGATCGTGCAGCATATGCCGCCGAACTTCACCAAATCTCTTGCACAGCGTTTGGACAGTTTAAGCCAGCTTCGCGTCGTTGAGGCCGAGGAGGGAATGAAGCTGCTGCCCGGTACCGCATATATTGCTCCTGGCGGGTTTCATATGAATGTCGTTTATGGATCAGACGGATATAAGATTACCCTGAACAGCCAACAGCAGCGAAATGGCCACCGGCCATCCGTTGAGGTGTTGTACGAATCATTGCTTCCGCTCAGCTCCTTGAAAAGGCACATCGTGCTGCTGACAGGAATGGGCAGTGACGGGGCTAGAGCGATGAAGAGACTATACGAGGCTGGGGTAACCTCGACGATCGCTGAAAGCGAGGAGACATGCGTCGTTTACGGCATGCCGCGCTCTGCGATTGAACTTCATTGTGTAAGCCATGTTTTACCGTTACAAGAAATAGGTCCTAAGCTCGTACAAGTAGTGAAATAA